The Salicibibacter halophilus DNA window ACCGAACTTTACGGAAATCGGGATGTTTTCGGTGCTTTGGTCGGAACATTGCAGCTATAAACATTCAAAGCCATTGCTGAAACAATTCCCTTCTTCCGGCCCCCAAGTGCTGCAAGGTCCCGGCGAAGGCGCTGGGGTGGTGGACATTGGAAACGGGCAAGCGGTCGTCTTTAAAGTGGAAAGTCATAACCATCCATCTGCAGTTGAGCCGTACCAAGGAGCTGCTACCGGTGTTGGCGGGATATTGCGCGACGTTTTTTCCATGGGAGCGCGTCCGGTCGCCCTACTGAATTCATTGCGCTTTGGCCCGCTTACAACGCCGCGAACGCGTTATTTGTTCGAAGAAGTGGTGGCCGGCATTGCCGGGTATGGCAATTGTGTCGGAGTGCCGACGGTCGGAGGCGAGGTTCAGTTCGATGAGACCTATGATGGGAACCCGCTCGTCAATGCCATGTGCGTCGGATTGATAGACAGGGAGCATTTACAAAAAGGTGTCGCTTCCGGCGCTGGAAATACAGTGATGTATGTGGGCGCGTCTACCGGTCGCGATGGCATTCATGGAGCAACATTTGCTTCCGAAGAATTGAGTGAGGCATCCGCGGAAAAACGGCCGTCCGTACAAGTGGGCGATCCGTTTACGGAAAAACGGGTGATGGAAGCCTGCCTGGAAATAACTAAATCGGACGCCCTCGTCGGCATTCAGGATATGGGGGCAGCCGGATTGACGTCTTCAGCGGCGGAGATGGCAAGTAAAGCTGGTTCGGGGATCGACATGAACTTGGATCTCGTCCCTCAACGGGAGACGGGGATGACCCCATATGAAATGATGCTCTCCGAATCGCAAGAACGCATGCTTATCGTCGTGGAAAAAGGGCGCGAAGCGGAAATTGAAACCATTTGCAAAAAATGGGACATTGAAGCTGCATCGATAGGAATTGTGAAAGAAGAGATGCAACTCACCTTAACGTTTCAAGGAGAAACAGTAGCAGACGTTCCGGTAACGGCACTTACGGATGAAGCGCCAGTCTACGACGACGTACCGTCGAAAGAACCGGCCGACTTTCAGGAAAATCAACAACTGCCCGCTTGGCAGCCGCCGGTCAACGATCATAACGAGACGTTGCTCCAATTGCTTTCGCAGCCAACGATCGCGAGCAAAGAATGGGTGTATGACCAGTATGATCATATGGTGCAAACGAACACGGCTGTCATGCCCGGCTCAGGTAGCGCCGTATTACGGGTGCGTGGAACAGAGAAGGCGCTCGCCATGTCGATGGACGGCAATAGCCGCTATATTGCTCTCGATCCTTACACGGGCGGAAAAATTGCCGTGGCCGAAGCTGCACGCAACATTATTTGCTCGGGTGCCAAGCCGCTTGCGCTCACCGATTGTCTCAACTACGGAAGCCCGGAACAGCCGAACATATACTGGCAGTTGGAGCAGTCAACCGACGGCATGAGTGAGGCATGCAATACCTTTGGCACCCCGGTAGTGAGCGGAAACGTCTCGCTATACAATGAAACGAACGGAGAAGCTATTTATCCAACGCCGGTGGTGGGGGTGGTCGGGCTCGTGGAACATCTTGACCATATCACGACGCAACATTTCAAATCGGCGGGCGATTATATTTATATCATCGGCGATGCGGAGCCAGCGTGGGGCGGCAGTGAATGGCAACGGTTGGAAGACAGCCGCATCAGCGGCCAAGTGCCCGAGTTGGACCTTCAACTGGAAAATGAACGCCAGCAACAAGTATTGAACGCGATACAAGCCGGATTCATCCAGTCTGCCCAAGATATTGCCGAAGGCGGTCTTGCGGCAGCGGTTGCCGAATGCGTGATGGGAACGGAGCTGGGCGCGGCGCTGACGATGGACGATGATGCCTCCGACCTTTTCGCTGAAACGCAATCGCGGTATGTCATCAGTGTCGCTCCGGAAAAAGCGAATAAGCTGGAAGAGGCAATTCCAGATGCAAAACGTTACGGCACGGTAACAAAAGAACCATCGTTATGCGTGCAAACGACAGAAGGACGCACGCTCATCGAGCAGTCGACCGATCACCTTACTCACGTTTGGAAGGGAGCGATTCCGTGTTTCCTGAAATCAAAGGCATGAATGAAGAATGTGGAATTTTTGCGATTTGGGAACATCCGGAAGCAGCACAACTCACTTATTACGGGCTGCACAGTTTGCAACATCGCGGCCAGGAAGGGGCCGGCATCGTTACAAGTGACGGGGAAGAACTTCATGTTCATAAAAACACGGGCCTGTTGACCGAAGCTTTTCAAGCAGGCGACCTGGATCGCCTGCCGGGCCGGCAAGCACTTGGGCACGTGCGCTATGCCACCGCGGGAAAAGGCGGTTATGACAACGTTCAACCCCTTCATTTTAAATCCGAAGACGGAAGCCTTGCCATGGCCCATAACGGCAACCTCGTCAATTATCAAGGGTTAAAAAGTGAGCTTGAACGAACCGGGAGCATCTTTCAGACAACGACCGATACAGAAATATTGGCCCACCTGATGAAACGCCAAGCGTCGGATCAATTACGCGAGCAACTAAAAGGGGCGCTCCCGGAGTTGGTCGGTGCGTATTCATTTGCGGTGATGACGGAAGATGAACTCATCGTCGCGCTCGATCCGCACGGATTGCGTCCGTTATCACTCGGACGGCTTGGGAACGCGTACGCAGTCGCGTCGGAGACATGCGCCTTTGATCTTATCGGCGCCGAATACGTCCGTGATGTCGAGCCGGGGGAGATGCTTATTTTTAACCGTGACGGCGTGTTTTCCGAACGATTTATGGGAACAAAAGAACGCGCCCTTTGCAGCATGGAATATGTCTACCTGGCCAGACCCGATTCCAATCTTGAGCAAATCAATGTGCATACGGCGAGAAAACGACTGGGAAAACGGTTGGCTATTGAAGCGGACGTGGACGCTGATGTCGTCACCGGTGTTCCGGATTCGTCGATTTCGGCCGCCATCGGCTTCGCCGAACAAGCAAAGCTCCCATATGAACTCGGTTTGATCAAAAACCGTTATGTCGGACGTACGTTTATTCAACCTTCGCAAGCATTGCGGGAACAAGGCGTAAAAATGAAACTTTCTGCCGTGCGCGGGGTTGTGGAAGGAAAGCGGGTCGTGATGGTCGATGATTCCATTGTGCGCGGCACAACGAGTCAACGGATTGTGCAGTTGTTAAAGGATGCAGGTGCCGCCGAAGTGCACGTGCGCATCAGTGCCCCGCCGATTATTCGGCCGTGTTTTTATGGCATTGACACCTCAACCTCCGATGAATTAATCGCAGCCAATTATACGACGGAACAAATGCGGGAGAAGATGGGTGCGGATTCTTTACGCTTTTTATCGGTCGACGGCTTGAAGGCAGGCATCGGTAGAGACGCTTCACAGCCCAATTGTGGCCAGTGTCTCGGGTGTTTTACCGGTCAGTATCCAACGGCAATCCCGAATGAAAAAAATGCTCTCGTCGGTTCGGGAAAAGGATAGGGGGACGGATGACGTGCGTGATGCATACAAAGAAGCAGGCGTGGACGTGGAGGCAGGCTATGAAGCCGTCTCCCGCATGAAAAAACACGTAGACAGTACAAAACGTTCCGGTGTACTCGGTGCCCTGGGCGGTTTTGGCGGCACGTTTGATCTTTCCGCGCTCGATTATAAACAGCCGGTGCTCGTGTCCGGGACCGATGGCGTCGGCACGAAACTGCTGCTCGCCATTGCTGCCGATCAGCACGGTACAATCGGGGAAGATGCCGTCGCCATGTGTGTCAATGACATCCTCGTTCAAGGTGCTGCGCCGCTTTATTTTCTGGATTATATCGCTGCCGGCAAGACCGACCCAGCGCGCATGGAGGCGATCGTCAAGGGCATCAGCAATGGCTGCCGGCAGGCGGGATGTGCGCTGATCGGAGGCGAAACGGCGGAGATGCCGGGGATGTACGGCGAACAGGACTATGATGTTGCCGGATTTGTCGTCGGAGCCGTGGAAAAGGAAGCCCTTATCACTGGGGATGATGTACAGACGGGCGATCGTTTGCTTGGTTTGCCATCTTCAGGTGTGCACAGCAATGGCTTTTCGCTTGTTCGGAAAATCATCGAGGATCAAGGTCTGGACTTGCAAAAAACCTACGCGCCTATGAACATGCCTCTAGGAGAAACGTTGTTAGCGCCGACGAAGATTTACGCCGGGGAAATACAGGCATTGCTTTCGGTACTTCCGGTGAGCGGTATGGCACATATTACCGGCGGAGGACTTTTGGAGAACGTTCCAAGGCTGTTGCCGGAGGGCCTTGGCGCGCATATCGATCCCGCGAGCTGGGAAAAGTCGCCGATTTTTCCTTTTTTACAGCGGGAGGGGCGTTTGAGTGACCAGGATATGTACGGGACCTTCAACATGGGGATTGGCTATGTCGTCGCGGTTAGACCGGAACGGGAACAAGAAGCGCTTGGGATTCTCGGCGATGCGTATGCCATCGGTACGGTCAATCGAACCGGAACATTGAGCCTTGAAGGGGTGTCGGTATGAAGATCGCGCTGTTGGCCTCCGGGACAGGCAGCAACGTGGAAGCAATTTTGCAAGCGCACGAGGAGAAGCAATTCGATGCAGAGCCCGCCTTCGTGTTTAGCGACCGTCCGAACGCGTCTGTGTTGGATAAAGCGAAACGTTATGGAGTGCCTGTACACACGCTTCGGCCTCGGGACTTTGACAGCAAGCAGCAATATGAAGAAGCATTGCTGCATCTTCTGGAAAAATACGATATCCAATGGGTTATTTTGGCCGGATACATGCGTTTGCTGGGAGCAACGATCGTCGAGCCGTACGCCCGCCGCATCGTAAATATTCACCCGTCCCTGTTGCCGGAGTTTCCGGGGCTCGATGCTGTCGGACAAGCATTGAATGCCGGTGCGGAAGAAACAGGCGTGACCATTCATTATGTGGACGCCGGTATGGATACGGGAGAAGTGATCCGCCAAAAGAGAGTCCCGATCATGCCGGGCGAGACGAATGGTTCATTGGAAGAAAAAATAAAACAGGTGGAGCATCAATTGTATCCGGAAACGTTGCAAAACCTTTTCAGGAAGGGGTTCTAGTGAGATGAAACGACGGGCTTTGATAAGTGTCAGTGATAAAACGGGGCTTTCCGATTTTGCAAAAGCCTTGCAGGAAGCGGATTTTGAGGTTATTTCAACGGGAGGGACACAGCGTGCGCTAGAAGCGGCAGGCGTACGGGTGGTCGGTATATCCGAAGTGACGAATTTCCCGGAAATTTTGGACGGGCGGGTGAAGACGTTACATCCGCTGATTCACGGCGGTCTATTGGCCGACCGGGAAAAGGAAGCACACCGACAAGCATTGCAAGAACACGCGATTGAGCCGATCGATCTCGTCGTCGTGAACCTCTACCCTTTTAAAGAGACAATCAGCAAAGAAGGTGCTGAAGATGCGGACGCGATTGATAATATTGATATCGGCGGTCCGGCCATGTTGCGGGCGGCTGCGAAAAATCATGCCCATGCAGCGGTCGTGACAGATCCCGAGGACTATCCCCGGGTGTTGGAAGAAGCCCGTAACAACGGCATTCGTTTCGAGACCCGCAGGCATTTGGCGGCGAAAGCCTTCCGTCATACCGCGGCATATGATGCGTTAGTCGCCGAGTATATGACCGAAGAGGCGTTTCCGGAAACGATGACGCTCACGTATGAAAAAAAACAGACACTGCGTTACGGAGAAAATCCGCATCAAGGCGCTTCGTTTTATCAGCATCCGTTACCGGCGGATTCATCTATAGCGGCTGCCAAACAGTTGCACGGAAAAGAACTTTCTTACAACAACATCAATGATGTGAACGCCGCGTTTGCTCTTGTATCCGAATTCAGCGATACGAAGGCGGCTGTCGCGGTAAAGCATACGAATCCGTGCGGAGTTGGCATCGCCAATACGTTGTCGGCTGCTTTTGAAGAAGCCTATGCTGCCGATCCTGTTTCCATTTTCGGCGGGATTGTCGCGTTGAATGATACGGTGGATGCCGATACTGCGGAACAATTGGCGACCATCTTCCTGGAAGTGATCATCGCGCCGGATTACAGTCATGATGCATTAGAGCTATTACAGAAAAAGAAAAACATTCGT harbors:
- the purF gene encoding amidophosphoribosyltransferase, with protein sequence MNEECGIFAIWEHPEAAQLTYYGLHSLQHRGQEGAGIVTSDGEELHVHKNTGLLTEAFQAGDLDRLPGRQALGHVRYATAGKGGYDNVQPLHFKSEDGSLAMAHNGNLVNYQGLKSELERTGSIFQTTTDTEILAHLMKRQASDQLREQLKGALPELVGAYSFAVMTEDELIVALDPHGLRPLSLGRLGNAYAVASETCAFDLIGAEYVRDVEPGEMLIFNRDGVFSERFMGTKERALCSMEYVYLARPDSNLEQINVHTARKRLGKRLAIEADVDADVVTGVPDSSISAAIGFAEQAKLPYELGLIKNRYVGRTFIQPSQALREQGVKMKLSAVRGVVEGKRVVMVDDSIVRGTTSQRIVQLLKDAGAAEVHVRISAPPIIRPCFYGIDTSTSDELIAANYTTEQMREKMGADSLRFLSVDGLKAGIGRDASQPNCGQCLGCFTGQYPTAIPNEKNALVGSGKG
- the purM gene encoding phosphoribosylformylglycinamidine cyclo-ligase → MRDAYKEAGVDVEAGYEAVSRMKKHVDSTKRSGVLGALGGFGGTFDLSALDYKQPVLVSGTDGVGTKLLLAIAADQHGTIGEDAVAMCVNDILVQGAAPLYFLDYIAAGKTDPARMEAIVKGISNGCRQAGCALIGGETAEMPGMYGEQDYDVAGFVVGAVEKEALITGDDVQTGDRLLGLPSSGVHSNGFSLVRKIIEDQGLDLQKTYAPMNMPLGETLLAPTKIYAGEIQALLSVLPVSGMAHITGGGLLENVPRLLPEGLGAHIDPASWEKSPIFPFLQREGRLSDQDMYGTFNMGIGYVVAVRPEREQEALGILGDAYAIGTVNRTGTLSLEGVSV
- the purN gene encoding phosphoribosylglycinamide formyltransferase — translated: MKIALLASGTGSNVEAILQAHEEKQFDAEPAFVFSDRPNASVLDKAKRYGVPVHTLRPRDFDSKQQYEEALLHLLEKYDIQWVILAGYMRLLGATIVEPYARRIVNIHPSLLPEFPGLDAVGQALNAGAEETGVTIHYVDAGMDTGEVIRQKRVPIMPGETNGSLEEKIKQVEHQLYPETLQNLFRKGF
- the purH gene encoding bifunctional phosphoribosylaminoimidazolecarboxamide formyltransferase/IMP cyclohydrolase, with amino-acid sequence MKRRALISVSDKTGLSDFAKALQEADFEVISTGGTQRALEAAGVRVVGISEVTNFPEILDGRVKTLHPLIHGGLLADREKEAHRQALQEHAIEPIDLVVVNLYPFKETISKEGAEDADAIDNIDIGGPAMLRAAAKNHAHAAVVTDPEDYPRVLEEARNNGIRFETRRHLAAKAFRHTAAYDALVAEYMTEEAFPETMTLTYEKKQTLRYGENPHQGASFYQHPLPADSSIAAAKQLHGKELSYNNINDVNAAFALVSEFSDTKAAVAVKHTNPCGVGIANTLSAAFEEAYAADPVSIFGGIVALNDTVDADTAEQLATIFLEVIIAPDYSHDALELLQKKKNIRLLKVDMAGGGNVSHALTSVSGGMLVQEDDVKGLADTDVKVATKRAPTAEEWRSLEFAWRVVKHVKSNAIVLTKGSRTVGVGAGQMNRVGAAEIAIAQAQSETQGSALGSDAFFPMKDTVETAMKAGVTAVIQPGGSKRDQESIDAADEAGITMVFTGMRHFRHA
- the purL gene encoding phosphoribosylformylglycinamidine synthase subunit PurL, with translation MSLQLEPTAEDIQGRRLYADMGVKDHEYDRVVALLGRKPNFTEIGMFSVLWSEHCSYKHSKPLLKQFPSSGPQVLQGPGEGAGVVDIGNGQAVVFKVESHNHPSAVEPYQGAATGVGGILRDVFSMGARPVALLNSLRFGPLTTPRTRYLFEEVVAGIAGYGNCVGVPTVGGEVQFDETYDGNPLVNAMCVGLIDREHLQKGVASGAGNTVMYVGASTGRDGIHGATFASEELSEASAEKRPSVQVGDPFTEKRVMEACLEITKSDALVGIQDMGAAGLTSSAAEMASKAGSGIDMNLDLVPQRETGMTPYEMMLSESQERMLIVVEKGREAEIETICKKWDIEAASIGIVKEEMQLTLTFQGETVADVPVTALTDEAPVYDDVPSKEPADFQENQQLPAWQPPVNDHNETLLQLLSQPTIASKEWVYDQYDHMVQTNTAVMPGSGSAVLRVRGTEKALAMSMDGNSRYIALDPYTGGKIAVAEAARNIICSGAKPLALTDCLNYGSPEQPNIYWQLEQSTDGMSEACNTFGTPVVSGNVSLYNETNGEAIYPTPVVGVVGLVEHLDHITTQHFKSAGDYIYIIGDAEPAWGGSEWQRLEDSRISGQVPELDLQLENERQQQVLNAIQAGFIQSAQDIAEGGLAAAVAECVMGTELGAALTMDDDASDLFAETQSRYVISVAPEKANKLEEAIPDAKRYGTVTKEPSLCVQTTEGRTLIEQSTDHLTHVWKGAIPCFLKSKA